In one window of Deltaproteobacteria bacterium DNA:
- the rfbA gene encoding glucose-1-phosphate thymidylyltransferase, whose protein sequence is MKGIILAGGSGTRLYPLTLCVSKQLLPVYDKPMIYYPLSVLMLAGIRDILIISTPEDLPRFRTLLGDGKTLGLSFSYMEQARPEGLAQAFLLGEDFIGSDSVCLVLGDNIIHGPGLSAMLRSSAALPDGGGVVFGYPVRDPRRYGVVEFNAQGRVLSIEEKPEHPKSKYAVPGIYFYDNSVVSIARSLKPSPRGELEITDVNLAYLSQGRLSVRLLGRGFAWLDAGTHESLQQASNFIQAIQERQGFKIGCIEEIAYHLGYIDQTGLVSLARALNKNSYGQYLLDMADAEPQADQAFNLD, encoded by the coding sequence ATGAAGGGAATCATCCTGGCCGGAGGCTCCGGTACGAGACTGTATCCTCTGACCCTCTGCGTCAGCAAGCAGCTCCTTCCTGTCTACGACAAACCCATGATCTACTATCCCCTGTCCGTGCTCATGCTGGCCGGCATCCGGGACATCCTGATCATCTCCACACCCGAGGACTTGCCGCGATTCCGGACCCTTCTCGGTGACGGGAAAACGCTGGGGCTGTCCTTCAGCTATATGGAACAGGCCCGGCCCGAAGGTCTTGCCCAGGCCTTCCTCCTCGGAGAGGATTTCATCGGATCGGATTCGGTCTGCCTGGTCCTGGGCGACAACATCATTCACGGTCCTGGACTCTCGGCCATGCTCCGTTCCTCGGCAGCCCTGCCCGATGGGGGCGGAGTGGTCTTCGGCTACCCGGTCCGGGACCCCCGTCGCTACGGCGTGGTCGAGTTCAATGCCCAGGGTCGGGTCCTGAGCATTGAGGAAAAGCCTGAGCACCCGAAATCGAAGTACGCCGTACCCGGAATCTATTTTTATGACAACAGCGTGGTATCCATCGCCCGCAGTCTGAAACCCTCACCCCGCGGCGAGCTGGAGATCACTGACGTCAACTTGGCCTATCTCAGCCAGGGCCGCCTCAGCGTCCGCCTTTTGGGCCGGGGCTTCGCGTGGCTCGACGCCGGAACACACGAGTCGCTCCAGCAGGCCAGCAACTTCATCCAGGCCATCCAGGAACGTCAGGGCTTCAAGATCGGCTGCATCGAGGAGATCGCCTACCACCTGGGCTATATAGATCAAACCGGACTCGTGAGCCTGGCCCGGGCATTGAACAAAAACAGCTACGGCCAATACCTCTTGGACATGGCCGATGCGGAGCCCCAGGCGGACCAAGCCTTCAATCTTGATTAA